In Armatimonadota bacterium, the genomic stretch AGCAGCTTGACGTTCTGGACCGAATCTCCCTTCACAAGGAAGCTGACCAGGTCGGCGTTGATGCGAACGTACTCGCCCGGTCGTCCAGGGAGTTCTCGCATGACATACGCTTTTGAAGTTCTGGCTCGGTAAGGAACTTCGCCACCAGAGATCGTCAGTGCGTCCATGAGGCGCATCGTTTCGCGGTAGGGGAACAGCCCAGGGTTTCTGACTTGGCCGAGAACCATGATTCGGTTGCGCTGCTCTTCAGGAATATCAAGAATGTCGCCATCCTGAAGTTCGTAGTTCTGCGAGTTGTCTCCGAATACGGTGAGAGCATACAAGTCGATGGGAATCAGTTCTCGCGAACCTTTTCGGCGCAATGTGGAGCGTCGTGCGTCCGACCTGTCTGAAACGTACCCACCACCTGCCGAAAGCAGGTTCATGATGGTGTCGCCCGGACGGAAGATCACTTCTCCAGGGCGGTTTACCTGACCGTTAATACTGGCCTTCAGCCTCCGGTACTGAGTGATGGTGACCGAAACGATCGGATCGCGAAGGAGCAGTTTCTTCTTGTAGAGATCGAAGAGTGCCTTTTCAACTTCAGCGATCGTTTTGCCTTCGACGTAAAGGACTCCGACGAAGGGAGCAGCGATATTGCCATCTTCACCAACAGGAACGTCGGCGGCAATCTGTTGCTGGTTGAAAACTTGGATCCGAATAACATCTTCTGGCTTAAGAGTGTATGGCTTTGCCGAGGTTGAATTTTGGGCAAAGCATGCCGTGGTTAGAGCCAAAAAGACTCCCATGAACACCACCAATCTTCGCACCATTAAATTCATTGTATATCCAGAGTTCTCACTCGTCTTCAAGTTTAGCATGTTCAGCCTCCTGCTGAGTTCGGCGATGACCTTCGATTACAATGGTTATCTCGCCTTTGCCCGGCACTTCACCCTCAGAAGGAATAGTCGGAAGAGTGCTTCGGAATACTTGCTGATTTAGCTTAGAAATCTCCCTGCAGACCGCATATCGGCGAAAACCTAGTACTTCTGCGGATGCCTCCAAGAGTGTTCGGAAACGGTGAGGCGACTCAAACAGAACCAGAGTGTAGGGTGATTCCACAAACTGCGCCAGTTCCTTTCGCATGGCACCCTTTGTTCTGCCGAGGAAGCCGAGGAAGGCGAATCGCTGAGCGTAAAACCCTGATAGCATGATTGCCGTTATGGGAGCCGATGGCCCAGGGATAGCATCGACTTCGATTCCTCTGTTGTGAGCGAGGTCTGCCAGCCGCGATCCAGGGTCGCTGACGCCGGGGGCTCCACCATCGGTGAGAAGAGCGGCCGTTCGACCCTCTTCGATCTCATTCATAATCTGATTGAGTTTGTAGTCGTCGGTGTGGTCGTTTGCCACCCGCATGGACTTCTTCACTTCCAAGACATGCCCAAGCTTGGAACTGATCCGTGTATCTTCGACGATCCAGAAATCTGCCTCTGTCAACGCCGTACGGGTTCTGGGAGAGATATCTCCCAGATTCCCGATCGGCGTTGCGACGAGGGTGAGCTTTGGCTTTATTTTTTCGGAGCCGAGCTCGATGGAGGAGTTGTGGGCGCCTTGGGTTGTGCGGCCTTCTGCTTTGCTTCCTCTTCCTTCTGTTGCTTGGCTAGTTCGGCTTCGGTCTTGTCGTAGTCGGCCTTTGCTTTTTGCCATTCTTCTTGTCGTCCTCGGAATTCCTTTTCTTGCTCAGCCTTAACCAGCGTAGCTGCCTGGAGCTCCTTGAAGCTCGCGGCGACATCACTGTAGATTCGCTGACCGTTCGCGTCGTACTTGTTATTCTTGTCGAGAGCAATCAGCAGCTGGTTGTAAGCATCATCTCCCTTCTTCTGGTCTTTGAGGTCGGTGATGACCTCCTTTCGCAGATCCCAGTTATCCTTGAACTCAAGGAACTTGGTGAGAGAAGCGATTCGCTCTGCCTTCAGCTTCGCCTTATCGGCTCCCGGAGCGTCATAGATCTTTTGGAAGGCAGCGAGAGCGACGGTTGCAGCGAGTTCAGCGCCTGGCTCGTCTTTCGAGACGCCCTTAGCGAGATCATACGCCTTTTGAATCTCCGGGCTGATCTTGTCGGCAGCCTCCATCATGCCCTTTCCGAGGGCATAGGCGGCTTCATAAGCTTTGAGTTCGAACTTAGGGAGCGTTGACTTCTTGAGCTCGTCGATTTTCTTTTGGAACTGACCTTGAGCTTCCGAGGATGCCCATTGGGTCATGTATCGCGCCTTTTCCTTGTCGAAGTCGGGAGGAACGTTGGCCTTGATGGCGATGACTTTGAAGATCGAAAGTCCGTCCGGAGTCTTGACGGGTTCGGTGTATCCGTTTGGAGTCAACGAACCGATTGGCTTGAGGTCTTCGCTGCGCTGGATTGCGGTCATAGGAACCGGCATGATGCGATCGCTCTTCTTCTTTCCAGCTTCGGCGACTTCATCCGAATACTGATCCATCGCGGATTCAAAGGTCTTGCCAGCCTTGATCTCATCGTAAATCTTCTTCGCCTTAGCTTGGTCCGCACCTTTGATGAGGATTCGCTTGACGTCGAATTGCTTAAAGCTTTCCTTCACCGCGGCTTCATCTGGCTTGAGTGAGTTCTTAATCTGCTCGACTGCGGCAGCAGGGCCGAATTGAGCTTGAAGGAGCGGCTTCTCTGCCGGATCAGCGAGCTTCTTGGTGAACTCGTCCATCTGTTTCTTGTACAGATCAGCTACGGTTTGTCCTTGAGCGAGCTCCTTGACCTTAGTGTCAAGCTCGGCGTCGGTTGCGTTTGGCTTGAGCTGGGTTCCCAGCTGATCTCGGATCGACTTCTTGAACTTGTCGAGCGTGATCTCCTTCTTAATCGACTCTTCGTCGATCTTGATTCCGGATTGAAGCGCGGCTTCTAACATGTAGCCCTGCTCGATCACTTGGGTGACGGCCTGGGTTTGGAGGCTGACCGCGAATGTCGGGGGCAACTGATCCAATAGCTGAGCGTTTCCGCCGAGCTGTTGCTGAATGAGCTGCTCCTGAGCTTTATCAACCCATGCGACGGGGAGTTCGACTCCACCGACTGTAGCAAACGTTGCTAGCTTCTGACCTTTCGCATCAGTTGCGGCGAACTTGGCTGAGCGCCCACACGCGCTGTAGCCCATTGTGACGACCATTGCAATGGCGCTGAAAAGCAATACTGACTTTCCGCATCCACCTTCAAAAAACTTCTCTCTTACAGTGCTGATTGACAAGGGAAAACACCTACTCCTAATTGGGGAAGAACTGAATTATGACAGAAAATTGTTCCCGCCGCCTTGACAAGTAGACAAACAGGACGTATAATCCGTCTACCTAATAGGTAGAAGGCGCGCATGGCGAAAGGACTCACAAAGCGGCAACAAGAAATTCTGGACTTCGTTCTGGAGTACGTAGAAGGCGAAGGCTATCCTCCGTCGATTCGCGAAATTGGCACTCGATTCGAGATCGGCTCCTTGCGAGGCGTGACCGTTCACCTAGACGCTCTAGAGCGGAAGGGCTACATCTCCCGGTCGAACACTCCGCGCTCCATTAAACTGACGCATCCCAAATACACACCTGGGAATTCGAAGGTGGCGATGTTGCCATTGGTAGGTTCGATTGCCGCTGGTTCCCCCGTTTTGGCTGAGGAAGATAAGGAAGCGATGATCCCGGTTCCTTCGGAGATGGTACGCAACGTCGATGGCGCATTTTTGCTTCGAGTCAAAGGCGATTCGATGGTTGGAGACGGCATCATGCCGCGCGACCTGGTCGTGATCCGTCCTCAGAAGACGTTCCATCAATCCGACGTCATGGCAGTTCGAGTTGGCGAGGAAGCGACGATCAAGAGGATCAACAAGGCCGGAAGCAAAGTGACTCTGGTTTCATCGAACCCCGCTTACGAGCCGTTTGAGGTCGATCCCCGCGAAACTGAGGTCATCGGCAAGGTCGTCGGTTTGTTCCGCGACTACGAAGGCATGTCCTTCTGATTCGTTTGTTAGCAGGCACCCCATTCGGGCATCGGTAAACTGATTTTCCGATGCCCGAACTGCTTCACTCTGCCGTGTTTGGCCTCCCCGCTCCGCGAACCGGGAAGGTGCGGGATGTGTATGACCTTGGCGATTCGGTGCTAATTGTTGCGACGGACCGAATTTCGGCTTTCGATGCCGTGATGGCGAACGGCATTCCTGATAAAGGGTGCATTCTCACGCAGATGAGTTCGTTCTGGTTTTCGCTCCTTGCGGATGTATGCCCCAACCACGTTTTGTCAGCCGAATTTGATGTAATTCAATCCAAGTGCGAGAAGCCTCAACCGGAGCTGCGCGGTCGGTCGATGCTTTGCAAGAAAGCTCGAACAATTCCGGTGGAGTGTGTTGCTCGTGGGTACATCACTGGTTCACTGCTTAAGGAGTACAACCGCGAAGGCGGGGCCGTTCATGGTCTCGGCTTGCCGACTGGCTTGGTAGATTCAAGTGCTCTCCCCGAACCCATCTTCACTCCGGCAACAAAAGCGGAAGAAGGACATGATGAGAACATCTCGTTTGCAGAGGTCGTGAACCGAATCGGCCGGGAGACCGCAGAACTACTTCGAACTTGGACGCTTGAGCTCTACTCGCGGGCGTCTGCCCATGCGGCGAGTCGCGGAATCATTCTCGCAGATACGAAGTTTGAGTTCGGAGAGACCGAGGATGGGATCATCTTGATTGACGAGGTCCTCACACCAGACAGTTCGCGCTATTGGGATGCCCAACTATATGCGCCAGGCAAGAGCCAGGCAAGCTTCGACAAGCAGTTTGTGCGTGACTTCCTGGAGACCAGTGGATGGGATAAGAACCCGCCGGGGCCAGTCTTGCCCGCCGACATTGTCGAAAATACCCGCGCAAAATACATCGACGCATATTGTCGAATCGTCGGTCAAGAGCCTGACCTATGATGTACCTGATCTACAACTTCATCCTGGTCGGCCTGGCGCCGCTCTGGGTGCCGTGGATGTGGTTGCGCACTAAGAAGCGAGGCGAGCAGCCGAACTGGGCGGAACGGCAGGGGAACTACGAAAAATCGCTCCCGATCAAAAAGAAGGGCGACAAGCGGATCTGGGTTCACGCGGTCTCGGTAGGTGAGGTGATCGCGGCGAAACCGTTCTTGGAGGAGCTTCGCAAGGAGTGTCCGAAGACAGAGATTGTGCTGAGCGTGACGACCAGCAGCGGGCATCAGACAGCTCGTGAAAAGTTGGTTGGGCTGTTCGATTTCTTGGTCTATTTCCCAATTGATATTGCCCGATTCCAGCTTCGAGGGGTCCAGCGGATTCGCCCGGATGTTATCGCGGTCATGGAGACCGAGCTTTGGTACAACTTCCTCTGGGCGGCCGATGTTTTCGAGGTTCCGGCGTTTCTGGTGAATGCTCGGAGTAGTGACCGGGCTTTTCGGCGGTCGATGAAGTTTCGTTGGTTCTTTGCCGAGACCTTGGCATTAGTAAAGGAAGTTCTCGCTCAGAGCGAGCAGGATGCCGAAAGGTTCAGGGCTTTGGGCGCGCCAAAGGTTCGAGTTTTGGGGAATACGAAGTTTGATGAAGCGGCGGGGGCCTCGGCTTCCGATGCCTCGGTTTGGCGGGCTGAGCTCGGGTTAGATGAGCGTCCTGTCGTCGTTGTCGGTTCGACTCGGAGTGAGTTTGAAGTCAAGCTCGTCGTTGATGCGCTTGCGCCGTTTGCGGGTCAGATTCAGGTGATCCACGCCCCTCGGCACTTGGAGACGGCAAGCGATGTCCTCACTCTTGCTCGGAGCACTCCGTTTTCGGTTGGCCTACGTTCCTTGCGAGAGAAGGCGGATTACCTCGTGCTTGACACCTACGGCGAGCTCGGAGCGGTGTATTCAGTGGCAGATATCGTGGTCGTAGGCGGCGCGTTCGATACGCTCGGCGGGCAGAACATTATTCAGCCGTTGGCACTTGGAAAGCCGGTGTTGCACGGGCCGAACATGTTCAACTTCCGCGAGGTCGCAGCTCAAAGTTTGGAAGCGAGGTCTAGTCGGGTTTGCACGACCGCTGA encodes the following:
- the rsmI gene encoding 16S rRNA (cytidine(1402)-2'-O)-methyltransferase; the protein is MELGSEKIKPKLTLVATPIGNLGDISPRTRTALTEADFWIVEDTRISSKLGHVLEVKKSMRVANDHTDDYKLNQIMNEIEEGRTAALLTDGGAPGVSDPGSRLADLAHNRGIEVDAIPGPSAPITAIMLSGFYAQRFAFLGFLGRTKGAMRKELAQFVESPYTLVLFESPHRFRTLLEASAEVLGFRRYAVCREISKLNQQVFRSTLPTIPSEGEVPGKGEITIVIEGHRRTQQEAEHAKLEDE
- a CDS encoding phosphoribosylaminoimidazolesuccinocarboxamide synthase, encoding MPELLHSAVFGLPAPRTGKVRDVYDLGDSVLIVATDRISAFDAVMANGIPDKGCILTQMSSFWFSLLADVCPNHVLSAEFDVIQSKCEKPQPELRGRSMLCKKARTIPVECVARGYITGSLLKEYNREGGAVHGLGLPTGLVDSSALPEPIFTPATKAEEGHDENISFAEVVNRIGRETAELLRTWTLELYSRASAHAASRGIILADTKFEFGETEDGIILIDEVLTPDSSRYWDAQLYAPGKSQASFDKQFVRDFLETSGWDKNPPGPVLPADIVENTRAKYIDAYCRIVGQEPDL
- a CDS encoding peptidyl-prolyl cis-trans isomerase: MSISTVREKFFEGGCGKSVLLFSAIAMVVTMGYSACGRSAKFAATDAKGQKLATFATVGGVELPVAWVDKAQEQLIQQQLGGNAQLLDQLPPTFAVSLQTQAVTQVIEQGYMLEAALQSGIKIDEESIKKEITLDKFKKSIRDQLGTQLKPNATDAELDTKVKELAQGQTVADLYKKQMDEFTKKLADPAEKPLLQAQFGPAAAVEQIKNSLKPDEAAVKESFKQFDVKRILIKGADQAKAKKIYDEIKAGKTFESAMDQYSDEVAEAGKKKSDRIMPVPMTAIQRSEDLKPIGSLTPNGYTEPVKTPDGLSIFKVIAIKANVPPDFDKEKARYMTQWASSEAQGQFQKKIDELKKSTLPKFELKAYEAAYALGKGMMEAADKISPEIQKAYDLAKGVSKDEPGAELAATVALAAFQKIYDAPGADKAKLKAERIASLTKFLEFKDNWDLRKEVITDLKDQKKGDDAYNQLLIALDKNNKYDANGQRIYSDVAASFKELQAATLVKAEQEKEFRGRQEEWQKAKADYDKTEAELAKQQKEEEAKQKAAQPKAPTTPPSSSAPKK
- a CDS encoding glycosyltransferase N-terminal domain-containing protein; this translates as MMYLIYNFILVGLAPLWVPWMWLRTKKRGEQPNWAERQGNYEKSLPIKKKGDKRIWVHAVSVGEVIAAKPFLEELRKECPKTEIVLSVTTSSGHQTAREKLVGLFDFLVYFPIDIARFQLRGVQRIRPDVIAVMETELWYNFLWAADVFEVPAFLVNARSSDRAFRRSMKFRWFFAETLALVKEVLAQSEQDAERFRALGAPKVRVLGNTKFDEAAGASASDASVWRAELGLDERPVVVVGSTRSEFEVKLVVDALAPFAGQIQVIHAPRHLETASDVLTLARSTPFSVGLRSLREKADYLVLDTYGELGAVYSVADIVVVGGAFDTLGGQNIIQPLALGKPVLHGPNMFNFREVAAQSLEARSSRVCTTAEELEAAVRELLSSGDLRSEMGFAASSLVQRNLGASARYAAVVADALVQ
- the lexA gene encoding transcriptional repressor LexA produces the protein MAKGLTKRQQEILDFVLEYVEGEGYPPSIREIGTRFEIGSLRGVTVHLDALERKGYISRSNTPRSIKLTHPKYTPGNSKVAMLPLVGSIAAGSPVLAEEDKEAMIPVPSEMVRNVDGAFLLRVKGDSMVGDGIMPRDLVVIRPQKTFHQSDVMAVRVGEEATIKRINKAGSKVTLVSSNPAYEPFEVDPRETEVIGKVVGLFRDYEGMSF
- a CDS encoding polysaccharide biosynthesis/export family protein, with the protein product MVRRLVVFMGVFLALTTACFAQNSTSAKPYTLKPEDVIRIQVFNQQQIAADVPVGEDGNIAAPFVGVLYVEGKTIAEVEKALFDLYKKKLLLRDPIVSVTITQYRRLKASINGQVNRPGEVIFRPGDTIMNLLSAGGGYVSDRSDARRSTLRRKGSRELIPIDLYALTVFGDNSQNYELQDGDILDIPEEQRNRIMVLGQVRNPGLFPYRETMRLMDALTISGGEVPYRARTSKAYVMRELPGRPGEYVRINADLVSFLVKGDSVQNVKLLPGDLVYIPATNTPDFQQVNAIVNTLFIFNSLSNLFGFRL